A window of the Tropheryma whipplei str. Twist genome harbors these coding sequences:
- a CDS encoding pyridoxal phosphate-dependent aminotransferase — translation MSERISKRCSKLGESVTLSIDSKAKRMKKAGKPIISYAAGEPDFPTPEHIVSRCQLAAATRSNHVYTETAGLAELREAIAEKTLADSFLKVSESQILITNGCKQAVYMACQTILDPNDEVILPTPYWTTYPESIRAAGAKVVIPATDSFYVTVDQLQSVLTNKTKAIILSSPSNPSGAVYSLDSLRDIARFAKKHGIWIISDEIYQNIYYSGRVAPGFGEALPEIKDQLILVNGLSKTYAMTGWRIGWMIGPQDIINASVKLQSHICSHVSNIMQQAALEALTGPQDCVAYMRDEFKKRRDLMLRELGRIKGLSIPKPDGAFYIYPDVSAFIGRRITGRMIHSSFELAELVLSETLVATVPGEAFGTKGHLRLSYALDETSLLEGTGRLVEFFDTANSDMTKVF, via the coding sequence ATGTCAGAGCGCATATCGAAAAGGTGTTCCAAACTGGGCGAGTCTGTAACTCTTTCAATAGACTCAAAAGCCAAACGAATGAAGAAGGCAGGAAAGCCGATAATAAGCTATGCTGCTGGAGAGCCCGATTTTCCAACACCTGAACACATTGTCAGTCGCTGTCAGCTTGCCGCTGCCACAAGAAGTAATCATGTCTATACAGAAACTGCAGGACTGGCTGAACTGCGCGAAGCAATTGCAGAAAAAACCCTAGCCGATTCATTCCTAAAAGTGTCAGAATCACAGATTCTCATTACGAACGGATGCAAACAAGCGGTCTATATGGCATGCCAAACTATTCTGGATCCGAATGATGAAGTCATTCTACCCACACCGTACTGGACAACATATCCAGAAAGTATTCGCGCAGCTGGGGCAAAGGTTGTAATTCCTGCAACTGATAGTTTTTACGTAACAGTTGATCAGTTACAGTCGGTGCTTACCAACAAAACAAAAGCAATTATCTTGTCTTCGCCATCTAACCCCAGTGGTGCTGTTTATTCCTTGGACTCACTAAGAGACATTGCACGATTTGCCAAAAAACACGGTATATGGATTATTTCTGATGAGATTTATCAAAATATCTATTATTCGGGAAGGGTGGCACCGGGATTTGGAGAGGCTCTTCCCGAGATAAAGGATCAACTTATTCTGGTCAACGGGTTGTCCAAAACCTATGCAATGACTGGGTGGCGCATTGGGTGGATGATTGGACCACAGGACATAATAAATGCCTCTGTGAAATTACAATCACACATTTGCTCACATGTTTCCAATATAATGCAGCAAGCCGCCTTGGAGGCTCTGACCGGACCACAGGACTGTGTTGCCTATATGAGAGATGAATTCAAAAAACGCAGGGACCTTATGCTTCGCGAGCTGGGGAGAATAAAGGGTCTATCCATCCCAAAACCTGATGGTGCATTTTATATATATCCTGATGTATCAGCGTTCATTGGAAGAAGAATTACTGGCAGAATGATTCATTCATCTTTTGAGCTTGCTGAACTAGTTCTTAGTGAGACTCTGGTTGCGACTGTTCCTGGTGAAGCCTTTGGAACAAAAGGGCACCTTAGGCTTTCATACGCCCTAGATGAAACAAGTTTGCTGGAGGGAACAGGACGGCTTGTGGAATTCTTTGATACAGCGAACTCCGACATGACGAAGGTATTTTGA
- a CDS encoding MaoC family dehydratase, with translation MLDLFKMPLGSQIFSDTKLVSRDDLVRYAAASGDFNPIHYRDDFARAVGLPGVICHGMLTMALAIAPLMTQLGTDVSRLSSYGVRFSKPVPVPVGKNPLDEQSVGALLSIKAFLRKREDSKAIIELIVSLDDETVLTKAFAEISLKI, from the coding sequence GTGCTCGATTTATTCAAAATGCCCTTGGGGTCACAAATTTTCTCTGACACAAAACTTGTTTCGCGCGACGATCTCGTACGTTATGCTGCTGCAAGCGGTGACTTCAATCCAATTCACTACCGTGATGACTTTGCCAGGGCCGTCGGGCTTCCTGGTGTTATATGCCATGGAATGCTGACAATGGCTTTGGCAATTGCCCCTCTTATGACCCAGCTGGGCACCGATGTCTCTAGACTGTCTTCCTATGGCGTACGCTTCTCAAAACCTGTTCCCGTCCCAGTCGGTAAAAACCCACTTGATGAACAATCCGTCGGAGCCTTGTTATCGATAAAAGCTTTTCTGAGAAAGCGGGAGGATAGCAAAGCTATTATTGAGCTCATTGTGTCTCTGGATGATGAAACCGTCCTCACAAAGGCCTTTGCGGAAATATCACTAAAAATATAA
- the secE gene encoding preprotein translocase subunit SecE — protein MSEKAARRFFGRIVNFLREVFQELSKVTVPTRRAVVSFSFMVSIFVIVVIGLVAFVDWIFALLLTLALGSSS, from the coding sequence TTGAGTGAGAAGGCTGCGCGGCGCTTTTTCGGTCGGATTGTAAATTTTCTTCGGGAGGTTTTTCAGGAACTGTCGAAGGTAACGGTTCCGACTCGTAGGGCTGTTGTCTCTTTCAGTTTCATGGTGTCCATTTTTGTTATTGTTGTTATTGGTCTGGTTGCTTTCGTTGACTGGATTTTTGCTTTACTCTTGACTCTTGCCCTCGGGTCGTCCAGTTAG
- the rplK gene encoding 50S ribosomal protein L11, with protein MADKKVVGVIKLQIQAGAANPAPPVGPALGQHGVNIMEFCKAYNAATESQKGNVIPVEISVYEDRSFTFVLKTPPVVELIKKAARISKGSPTPHNLKVAQITPEQVKSIAEAKMVDLNANDIDAASKIVRGTARSMGVTVA; from the coding sequence ATGGCTGATAAAAAAGTGGTTGGAGTAATAAAACTGCAAATCCAGGCTGGTGCTGCAAATCCGGCGCCACCGGTTGGGCCCGCTCTGGGGCAGCACGGTGTTAACATAATGGAATTTTGTAAGGCGTACAACGCGGCAACCGAATCACAGAAGGGTAATGTTATTCCGGTTGAGATCAGTGTTTATGAGGATAGGTCATTTACTTTTGTCCTAAAAACCCCGCCTGTGGTTGAGCTTATCAAGAAAGCTGCGCGTATTTCCAAGGGTTCGCCGACTCCCCACAACCTTAAGGTTGCTCAGATTACCCCTGAGCAAGTCAAGAGTATTGCAGAGGCTAAGATGGTTGATTTGAATGCAAACGATATTGATGCGGCATCAAAGATTGTTCGGGGAACCGCACGTTCTATGGGTGTGACTGTAGCATGA
- a CDS encoding FAS1-like dehydratase domain-containing protein yields the protein MTQKVEFPPRHVTEEKLMEFARAVHTQNKIYHSTAAATSSGYPGLVAVPTFGAVWVGQILEYIISSDLNIDYSHIVHGEQHFLYKRPIFAGDILRPILRIKRDRAFGNARQIVLEVTLLSEGSNDDVLVMTITLIVRGKA from the coding sequence TTGACTCAGAAAGTGGAATTTCCACCGCGGCATGTCACAGAGGAAAAGCTCATGGAGTTTGCCAGGGCAGTGCATACTCAGAATAAGATTTACCACTCCACAGCAGCGGCCACATCATCGGGCTACCCAGGGCTCGTGGCGGTGCCGACTTTCGGCGCAGTGTGGGTTGGGCAGATCCTTGAATATATAATTTCCTCTGACCTAAACATAGATTACAGCCATATAGTTCACGGAGAGCAGCACTTTCTGTACAAAAGGCCGATCTTTGCAGGTGACATATTAAGACCAATACTCCGCATCAAGCGTGATCGCGCATTCGGTAACGCTCGGCAAATAGTTTTAGAGGTTACACTTCTCTCCGAGGGCTCGAATGATGATGTCTTGGTAATGACGATAACCCTCATAGTTAGAGGCAAAGCATGA
- the purF gene encoding amidophosphoribosyltransferase, with protein MCGIVGLIGSEPANQAIYDSLLLLQHRGQDSTGIATDESGILHLRKARGYVREAFRTRHMRSLLGRVGLGHVRYATQGSVSSEEEAQPFYVNAPYGIAMVHNGNLTNASKLSKELFHTDRRHLNTSSDTEVLINVFANELQQSVSGFELSPDQIFSAVSRVHKRVEGSYAVVALIAGTGILAFRDPFGIRPLVLGARESKFTSNTEWIIASESVVLEAQGYKLLRDFAPGEAVFITQQGEIFMTQCAQNPQLNPCAFEYVYLARPDSVMNGVSVYEARLRLGDTLSTTIKQQMPCGNIDVVMPIPDSSRPAALQVSRNLGIEYREGFLKNRYVGRTFIMPGQLQRKKSVRQKLNAMGLEFRGKNVLIVDDSIVRGTTSKEIIHMARSAGANQVFFTSAAPPVRYQNVFGINMPTSSELVAHNRQLQEIRQYIDADRLIYQSIEDMRRAIMHGGEFKRLEDSCFSGEYVTGRVTQEYLDWVENTQSS; from the coding sequence ATGTGTGGCATAGTCGGGCTAATCGGTTCAGAGCCAGCCAATCAGGCTATATACGACAGCCTCTTGCTTTTGCAGCATCGCGGCCAGGACTCAACCGGAATAGCGACCGATGAATCAGGAATATTGCACCTCAGGAAAGCAAGAGGTTATGTTCGTGAAGCTTTCCGCACCAGGCATATGCGATCCTTGCTTGGCCGGGTTGGCCTTGGGCATGTCAGGTACGCTACTCAGGGAAGTGTATCAAGCGAAGAAGAGGCACAGCCATTCTATGTAAATGCTCCGTATGGTATTGCAATGGTGCACAATGGCAATCTAACAAATGCAAGCAAGCTCAGTAAAGAGCTGTTCCATACAGATCGCAGACACCTTAACACGTCGAGCGACACAGAGGTTTTAATAAATGTTTTTGCCAACGAACTGCAACAGAGTGTCTCAGGTTTTGAATTGTCACCAGATCAAATTTTTAGTGCCGTTTCGCGCGTGCATAAACGAGTCGAGGGGTCGTATGCGGTTGTTGCGCTAATAGCTGGCACCGGAATTTTGGCTTTCAGAGATCCGTTCGGAATAAGACCTTTGGTATTGGGAGCCCGCGAAAGCAAATTTACTTCCAATACCGAGTGGATAATAGCGAGTGAATCAGTTGTCCTTGAGGCGCAAGGATATAAACTGCTAAGAGATTTTGCTCCGGGTGAGGCTGTATTTATAACGCAACAGGGCGAGATTTTTATGACCCAATGCGCCCAAAATCCACAACTAAATCCCTGCGCCTTCGAATATGTTTATCTAGCGAGACCCGATTCCGTTATGAATGGCGTATCGGTTTATGAGGCACGCTTGCGCCTTGGTGACACTTTATCTACAACTATCAAACAACAGATGCCTTGCGGGAACATTGATGTTGTTATGCCCATCCCAGATTCATCGCGCCCAGCGGCGTTACAGGTCTCAAGAAATCTTGGCATAGAGTATCGGGAAGGGTTTTTAAAGAACCGATACGTTGGCCGAACTTTCATAATGCCAGGACAACTCCAGCGCAAGAAAAGCGTTAGGCAGAAGCTGAATGCCATGGGTCTCGAATTCCGCGGTAAAAATGTCCTGATTGTTGACGATTCAATTGTGCGTGGTACAACCTCAAAGGAGATTATTCACATGGCTCGCAGTGCTGGGGCAAATCAGGTATTCTTTACTTCTGCCGCGCCGCCTGTTCGATACCAAAATGTTTTTGGAATCAACATGCCAACAAGCTCTGAGCTTGTTGCGCACAACCGGCAACTACAAGAAATTCGTCAATACATAGACGCCGACCGCCTCATATACCAAAGTATTGAAGATATGCGACGCGCGATCATGCATGGTGGTGAGTTCAAGCGACTTGAGGATTCGTGCTTTTCAGGCGAATACGTGACAGGGCGAGTTACCCAGGAGTACCTGGACTGGGTTGAAAACACGCAGTCCAGCTAA
- a CDS encoding DUF3073 family protein, whose translation MGRGRQKAKNTRIARQLKYRVDSTDLGELEKELISKTEDSD comes from the coding sequence ATGGGTCGCGGTCGTCAGAAGGCCAAAAATACCAGGATTGCGAGACAGCTGAAGTATAGAGTGGACAGCACGGATCTCGGGGAACTGGAGAAGGAGCTTATCTCAAAAACAGAGGATTCAGACTAG
- a CDS encoding UDP-N-acetylmuramate dehydrogenase — translation MVSFSEITTLGVGGSIACFIECSPDEFVERAPGLFRPGHHVLVVGGGSNLVASDCPFPGTVVRLKSRDTIVSDDGDYTRFSISAGTSWDDLVSYSLDLGFDQLSPMSGIPGTFGGALAQNISAYGAAVRDVLGSVEVYDACTSEVVTFGLEDMRYGYRTSALKNVRNKVILGGTLLLKPGPTPVLHRQLANALKVDLGTYCSGKQVRDQVLRIRAEKGMLPRYLVPKGFDVCNTSSVGSFFVNPIVSKEHLSRLRRLVPQGALNSSVIQTDEMGGVKVSAAFLLEQSGFEKGFCISGSQAAISTQHSLAIVNRGGATAAEVIELAGLITRTVSRKFDIHLIPEPVFVGLEL, via the coding sequence TTGGTTTCTTTTTCTGAGATTACGACCCTCGGCGTCGGTGGCTCAATTGCTTGTTTTATTGAGTGTTCGCCGGATGAGTTTGTTGAACGCGCGCCCGGACTGTTTCGCCCCGGTCATCATGTTCTTGTAGTTGGTGGCGGGAGCAATCTTGTTGCTTCTGATTGCCCCTTTCCGGGTACGGTTGTTAGATTAAAGAGCCGCGATACTATCGTCTCTGACGACGGCGACTATACAAGGTTCAGCATTTCGGCTGGTACATCTTGGGATGATCTGGTTAGCTACTCGCTTGATTTGGGCTTTGATCAGCTCTCGCCCATGTCTGGCATACCTGGGACTTTTGGCGGCGCGCTTGCCCAGAATATCTCTGCCTACGGTGCAGCTGTGCGCGATGTACTAGGCAGTGTGGAGGTATATGACGCTTGTACGAGTGAGGTTGTCACTTTCGGCCTTGAAGATATGAGGTACGGATATAGAACATCAGCTTTAAAAAATGTACGCAATAAGGTTATTCTCGGCGGCACATTATTGTTAAAGCCTGGCCCAACTCCGGTTTTGCATAGGCAATTGGCTAATGCACTAAAAGTAGACCTTGGAACTTACTGTTCAGGAAAACAGGTAAGAGACCAAGTATTGCGTATCAGGGCTGAGAAGGGAATGCTCCCCCGATACCTTGTGCCTAAAGGATTTGACGTCTGTAACACATCAAGCGTTGGGTCATTTTTTGTCAACCCCATTGTCTCAAAAGAACATTTGAGCAGGCTTAGGCGCCTTGTCCCACAGGGTGCGCTGAACAGTTCTGTTATTCAGACTGATGAGATGGGAGGGGTGAAAGTAAGCGCTGCGTTTCTGCTAGAGCAGAGTGGATTTGAAAAGGGATTTTGTATTTCCGGATCACAAGCGGCGATTTCAACTCAACATAGCCTTGCGATAGTAAACAGGGGTGGTGCAACTGCCGCCGAAGTGATTGAACTTGCAGGACTTATTACACGAACCGTCTCAAGAAAATTCGATATACACCTCATTCCTGAGCCGGTTTTTGTTGGTCTCGAACTGTAG